A stretch of DNA from Peromyscus maniculatus bairdii isolate BWxNUB_F1_BW_parent chromosome 7, HU_Pman_BW_mat_3.1, whole genome shotgun sequence:
tcctttgcttagcctttttcctaacccttgacaataacttgtaaccaacccccctaaataatgaaaattatcccagacccaaaacccatttaaaaaaacaaaaaaccacccgccccacaccacctctttgggaatgtgggcatcgtattcttacaATTGCTCTGAGCAACTTGTAGTtgaaagctgatctgtagatgatgtttgtcagcttagtgatattattattgtccacgtgaaattgttgttgttgtggggtcccatctttttcctggagacttcagttaatGTTacgcctggccatgatttcctgcagaaaactaataagagacttgaacacaaagacatatatatgcagctaattgtagccttttttctagaattagttagtactctatatgaccattcatatcttaacaaagtttaaaatgtatatatgtatatatatatatatatatatatgaaccttgtaaattttgatataaaatttatactttaagaaaagtttaaaaaatcagaatagaatcaaagtgTTGAGAATAGTAATAagatagtcccttaattaatttggcttttttcctgtcccttagcagaagatggctcttttcttctggcatgatacacggagtttgcattttccttttaacaccatgcttgagtttaaagaaggagagagccattctacaactccaaagtcagctttaaattttgatTGAACTGGAACTATTAGAAGACCCATAGTgttagagcagaaacaaacatttaggaaaacataaatttttttagataatatatacccatacttgatggtctgcatgtgtgtgtaaatatgtgtgtctctgcatctctgtatatttcttgtgctttttctttggctcttttttccaAGAcatagtctctctgtgtagctttgtgcctttcctggaactcacttggtagcccagggtggcttgaactcacaaagatctgcctggctctgcctcccgagtgctgggattaaaggcatgtgtcaccactgcccagctggctcttttctttctgttactttgtttgttgtttcctattcaagttattttgttttattttatttgagatgcctgtttgttttctagggaaagagagcaagaaaggataTGGATTGAGGTAATAATAACcaggaaggagttgggggaggagaaaccataatcatcatatattatatgaaaaaataaaagaaaatgagttaTTGAACtgttatcaaaagaaaaatacaaatgtaaaatattttaaaagtattcaatATCCTGAGCTATGAATGCAGACTAAACCTCCTTTAACTTTCCATTTCTCATCAGCCAGAATGGTCATCGTCAGGAACACAAAGGCAGCAAAGGCTTCCATGGATGTGGGGTTGGGAAAACCCTTACACACTGTAGACCAGTGCAGCCAATGTGAAAACTTAAACTGTTGATGTGAGTGTAGACTGGTACTGCCAATGTGGAAAACAGTCTGGAGGTTTCTCAACAAAGTAGAAACTCATCTACCATATGACTAGTGATATTGCTTCTAGGTATGTCTCCAAAGGAGTTTACATCTTTCAATTGTGATAACTGTGCATTAACATTCAGTGCTTCTCTCATTGCAATGGACTGTCTAACACATGATAATTGGATattgaaaatgtggtatgtatacacGAAGGAATATTGCAGaagtgtaaagaaaaataaaatctcattccTCTTTAAGACTagaaatttttatgtattatattttgCTTATCTATTAATGAAAAGGCATTCAGTTTCCTTCCATGTTTTTATCTACTAGAAATAAGGTACCATAAAGTGTATACATATTCAATCTTATGacaattaatatattaattttgtgATTCTGAGTATCCAACTTGGTGTCTTAAACTCTTACAAAAATGCTCTATCATCAAGCTACATCTTTAgctctggtttttatttatttatttatttatttatttatttatttatttatttatttatttatttatttatttatttatttatttattgtgtagactctcctcagcttcccaacaagtGTTTGACATTAATATTCTTGTAACATTAAGATGAGGCTCTAAATTATTGAATCTTCACCAACATTTGTtgtgcttattttgttttaatattaggCAACAAGATCTGCAGAACTAACATCTGATGGTAGTTTTCATTTAAATGTTCCTAGTGACTAATGGTGATGAGCACTGTTAAACTGCTCATTGAAAATTTGCATGTTTCTTTGTAGACATGTATGTGCAATCCATGGCTCTTTTCATTAGCAGGCTGTCATTGTGGGGTTAGAAGAGTTACCTGTATATTCTATAACTGTCAAGTATTTTCTTCTGCTCAGTGCTGCagcagttacttttctcattgctttgacaaaatacaaGATAATAACAACTCAAAGGAAAGGATGTTGTATGGTTCACAGACAAAGGTAAAGAGCATCATGATGGGGAATCGAGGCGGCAGAAGTGATGGACAACTGGTCACCCTGTGTCCAGagtcaggaaagagaaaagattgGTGCTGCTCAGCTTAATAGCTCCTTCTCATTCAGTCTAAAATGCCAGCCCATGGAATAGTGCAACCTAGAGCCAGCATGTATCTCTCCAGCCTACTAACTCAATCTAGAAACTCTTGGACAACATGACTAGGAGGTTGACTACCAGGTGATTTCAAACTCACCTGGTATAAACCCTCAGAAATGGACAGTTTTactcacctgaaaaaaaaaaaaacctccccatGGAGAGATTCCTATGTTTTTCTACTCCTGCCTGTGTTTTGCATGTTATTGTACAGAAGTCATTACTGCATGTGTGGCTGTGAATTTTTCTTCCCTTGTTTTCTtgtaaacacttttatttttaaatattgactCTGTGTGTTTGACTCACTTGGAGTAAGTAATACATAGTGTCTGTTATGgtccaatatattttttaaatgattacatTCAGTTTTCCTGATTGAAGTGACTGTCtatctcctcctgcccctgacAAATGGTCTTAGGAATGTCTTCAAATCCTTCATTTTAACCTATTAGCTAAGATCTTGTTTCTGGGGTCTCTATTTGATATGATTTCTCTGATTACTTGCCTTGATTTTCATACCACAATGTTCTGATTATTTGGTTTTGACTAGTTTTGAAatttagaaatgagaaaaatcaagtattatttttttcaaaatggctTTGCATATTCAAAATTCATTGGGATTCTCTGTGAATATTAAGATAAAAATGTAACTAACTGGGATGTGATAGGAATAGCACTGGCTCTACAGATGGCTTTGGAAAGTATGGACACCATAACAGTAGTAAGTTTTCTGACCAGTTAACAAAGGCTCTGCTTCTAGGTGCTTATAGCTCATTAAATTCTTTAAGCAGAATTTTGTGGTTTTCTTCTGCAAACTTTTCAGAAAAGCTTCTTGGTTAATTCTTcagtatttgttcatttttgtatATGGGATATTAGCATATTCCAGGGGGTGTGggtgcacaagtgtgtgcaggcacacaggTGTGAAAGGGCATGTATCTCTGTACTTGTATGactgtgaaaacaaaatattaaccAAGGCATCATGTCTAAGCTTTGAGCAAAggatgttttgtatatttatgcatCAACTTCTTTTAGCAATGTTATGCAATTTTCATTATACCAATCTTTCAGGTGTTCTATTAAGAACAGTACAGTAATTCTTcagttttttattctttggaattTTTTGGTATATGTAATTATTAAGGTCCTTATTAAATTTTCACCATTAGTAAATGGAAATTAGCATGCTGTttatgcagctcagtggtaaagtactcACTAGCACAAGTGAAGGTATGGGTTTGATCCCATCCTGTAATCATAATTTCTCTAAGAAGCATTTGAGGCATTTAATTGAGAGAAGACTTCACTGTGGTTAAAAATGAAGCTCTATAAATGGAATGAAAAATATAcccctatgggactggactaggccctctggacacggaagacggttgtttggctcgaattgtttggggggcacccaggcagggggatcgggatctgtccctggtgcatgggcaggcttctgggaatctggtgcctgtggtgtgacaccttgcacagccttggtgcagtgggaaggggcttggacctgcctaggctcagtgagctgggctctgttgactccccatgggagaccttgatttggggaatgtggggtggcttgggaaagagggctgggggtgggggaggaaggaggggggccTGTGGATAgtatgaggagtgagtagaaaatttcttaataaagaaaaatttaaaaaaagaaaaagaaaaatatactccCCTTATAGAGTattaatatgaaataattttatggcacTTCCAAAATCTCTACATTGCTTTCCCTCCTTTAATAGACATAACTGAAAATCTCTCCTTAGGCGTGGTGAACAGGTTGTTTCTGCCCCAGACAAGTCTAGATTACTCTACAGTTTTACATGGCATCTATAGGTTTGCTTCAGTGAGATCCATGTTAGTATAGAAAGGTTAATTACACACATGGTACCTTTATTCTCCATGTTTGTTTAAGTTTGTTCACTGTTCATATACATAACATTATAATCATAGTTTTGTAACAACATTTAATTGGAAAATCAGGATACATGCATGAGTATAAAGAAACTATTTATAGTTACATAAGGGATACAATATTCAACGTTTTCATGAGATGGGAAGTCTATAATTGTCTTGCGCtaatatacatgtaaaatatgCTTAGCACCCCTAACCTATATTCcttcttaggatttttttttgagtgatcAGGTTTTATCCCAAGGATTAACACATATTAAGCAAGCACTCACAACTGATGTATTTCCTCAGTTTTTTTCTTGTGGAGAGGTTGCTAAATTACCCATGGTGGCCTTAGTCTACTGAGTCTACTGAGTGCTTGCTCCATTAAACATGGATGCACACATCttttagtgattattttatatgctaaTCTCTTATCATGGCTATGTTGAAATAACGtccttgtaacatgaatcttaaaaggtcttataataaaaaacccagagccagatatagggtgaaggctgaaaaatcagagaagcagaacaagccacagccactacccattacctcaccaactccacaaatcctcagactgaaaccTCTGAGTCTTCAGAAAGGGTCTCAtttgaactgctttagttcctctttcctcatgccctatacacctttctccaccctgccatcacttcctgggattaaatgcatgtgtgcttcccagtactgggattaaagatgtgtgctcccactatctggctctgtttccagtgtggccttgaactcagagatccagacagatctctgcctctggagtgataggattaagggcatgtgccaccactttctgacctctgtgtctaatctagtggctggctctgtcctctgatcctcaggcaatcTTTAtgagggtacacaatatgtcaccacacttcctggctttctttacAGCTGCATGATCTAAGTGAGGCCTCATTATTATTCCCAAATTGCAAAAGTAAGGCTAAAAAGCAGGTGTTAGAAtgatatttattttgtcttaacCTATTCTGGCACACCTCACTGCAACAAAAAACTGGCAAATGACTCTTCTACAGTAGTAGTGTACACAGTCACCTCTGTCTGTTGATATGGGCATTTATACCATGGATATATTTCACCACTGTTCATGATGCtgcattaatatataaaatacaaccaTTCCCCTTAGACAGAGAGATTGTTTTAAAAAGTGCCCAGGATTCCACTGTCCTCACAACCAGTATGCAGGACAGCCTCTGTTGAGAATGGAAAGTCTTGCCACAGTTATTGCAATTTTTCATCTTTCagatgaataatttaaaatgactCCTGTCTATAAACTTCACCTTTTCATGctgttttacaaagaaaatagcCAACCCTTCAAGAGTTATGTGGAAACAAGGTCTGTCCTTGATACCATTATTGTGCCAACACAGTCCATTTTGGTGATACTTTGTTCATTTTGCCCAGAAATTCCATATGGGAATCTCGTATGAAAGTCAACCACAATGGAATGATTTACTTGTCTCTAGATCTTCCTTtgggttattttctttattgtcaaTTAACTTAAGCTTTTTAGCCTATCCAGAGAGATGTTTCAGTCCTCACAATATTTCCAGGAAGTTctagaaaagataaaagaagcaATACAAAGAGGCTTCCATTGTCTGCCCTGCACTGTCTAAAACCTTCTTCCTATGTAGTGTCTCAATGACCACTCGGTTTTTATTCATTGGCTTATCCGTCTTAACTCTACTAGGACTCAACAAATATAGCCTGTCTTCATTTATCAATAAAACAATCTTTATTAATCAAAACACTATTAGTGCATTCATGGTGGGTATGAAGAATCATGTGAGATTAATAAAGCCAAGGAAATATTTGCAGTGATCTACAGAAGAAAGTTAAGATTCAAATAGTAACATGATTTTCAGAACCTCATCAGATTCTTTGCAGGGAAAGACTCTTATTTACTCATTGTCTGTCTTATTGGATCCCACTTAATAACCTTTGTTAGCACAGTTTCTGTcccatttcttattttctttaattactagGCCCTTAAAACATTCAAATTATTCCAGTTTTAATTCTGTAGATGAACTCCACTTGCTactacacaaacaaaaataataacgaAAAGAATAATCCAAAATAAAGTAACCACTGCAATAATGCTAGGTACATGTATACCCCACAGACAAATCATAATAAAGTTTCAAAGCTGAAATATACTCTTATGATCATATTTCCTAAATAATAACACCAATATgcaaaaaagttattttaatagAATGCGTGACACATGCAACCATTAGGTAATTCTATGCTTTTCACTAAGCTATTGATTACCAATAAATCATACCAGTCACATTGGCGGCTGAGAGAATTATGTTGCTTTCCAATGGAAGATGTACAGAAATGAACAGAATCAAATGTCTGAATTACATATTTAGAGATACACATTCAAAAttagaaacacacatacaggaaAGAATAACATCTTAAAGTTACTTCATTTAAGATTTTGAAGTTGTCCTTTAAtttataagaggaaaaaaaaagtatgtaataAATGGGGATCATAGGTAAGTTCTTTTAGTGGCAGTATATTTAGATAAGAAGTAGAACAGAAAAAGTGGAAATgacaaaaaaggaaagcaaattctagaaatattaaaataatattttaattattttttatgattaaattactttttatgattaaaaagggaaaagattAGTTTTTATGATTATAACAAGGTTTATAAAAAGGTTTCTATCAGtgcaaaactaaaaaataataaacataaaaagcagaatgttttctaGGGGAAAAATAACAGTAAAGTCCTCCGATAAAACATTGCCCACAAATAGAAACTATCTCTGTGCCCAAAACAAGAGGTATAAAGAAAACCCTGTACAATCAAAAGTTCTTCTTGTTCAGGCTTTTCATCAGAGCAAATTTAATATCTCTGTTCCTCAAGCTGTAGATTAAGGGATTCAACATAGGAACCACATTGGTATAAAAGACAGAAGAGATTTTACCTTCATTCATAGACCCAGCTGAGGAGGGTTTGAAATACACAAATGCACCTGAACTAAAGAACAGAGTAACAGCAAGAATATGGGAGCTGCAGGTACTGAAGGCTTTGGACCTGCCCTCAGAGGAACTGATGCGGAAGATACTGGAGAGGATGCAACCATAGGAGATAAAGATAGTTGATGTATGAACAATGATGTTGATGCCCACGACAATGAAAATGACAAGTTCGTTGACATACGTGCTTGTGCAGGACAGTTGGAGCAAAGGAGGAATATCACAGAAGTAGTGATTGATGGTGTTGGCATCACAGAAGGTCAGTCTCAGCATGCATGCAGTGTGAGCTACAGCATTAGAAAACGCAATAAAGTAGGAACCAAGCATAAGGCTCAAACATAATTTAGGAGACATGACAACATTATACAACAGTGGATTGCAGATGGCCATGTAGCGATCATAGGCCATTGAAGTCAGCACATAACACTCAGAAACtataaagaagacaaagaaatagaCTTGAGTCATACATTCCACATAAGAAATTGTATTCTTCCTTAATATAAAGTTCACCAGCATTTTGGGAGTGAACACAGAGCAATAGCAGAGGTCTATAAAGGAcaagttaaagagaaaaaagtacaTAGGAGTGTGGAGGTGAGAATTCAGCACAGTCAAAATTATCAAACACAAATTTCCCAATGCAGTGATCAGATACATTGTTAGAAACATGAAGAACAAGGGCATTTGTAGTTCGGGCTGGTCTGTTAATCCTACCAGAATGAATTCGGTCACCAAAGAAAGATTTACTGAGTCCATTCTTCTCTAAGGGAAGCTGTGGACACAGAACATTGAACAGCATTAGAGAATGATGCACACTCTTCATGGGTCCTTTGTAACTGCAACAGGTATGTTGGCATGTTAGTTTAAGCTTAGACTAGTCATACAGAATCAGCTTGTGCAGCCACAAACAATCTTGAGTCACAAAGCAATTGCTATTGACTTTCATtatgatttttgaaaaatatcaCAAGTTAAAGAATATACTAAGAAGTATTCAACATTCTCCCATCTTCAGTCTTTCCTCACTAGAGCCTTCCCTACAACAATAAAATTGGAGGGAGATGCCCAGACAATGTTGGTGGCTGGTGCAGATTCACTTTTGCTGTGCTACTAATGAAAAACAGATGCCTAAATTAAATCTAAAACATGTAGCGTGGCGAGAATGTTTCCTGTCCTCTTGTCACAGAATCATGAATCTGGAATGTCTGAGTTCTAACCATGAAGGAGAACTCCAGTGGAGATGCTGCAAGTTCAGTGGCCTCTAACACTTCTTAACACTCTCTGATCGCCCTGAATGCTTTCATCTGCCTGTTTCACTTGCCTCTCATTTTGCCCCAAAAAAGGAATCAACTTGCTGAAGCCCATCATATATTTAGAGAGACGTAAAGGGTTAGGATTCAGATGGAGGGGGAGTGGGGAAGATTGCAGTCTTACTTTCCCATTTATCCCTATTTACCTGGATAAATATTTCAGATCCAAAGGTTTTAG
This window harbors:
- the LOC102911978 gene encoding olfactory receptor 8B8-like — its product is MDSVNLSLVTEFILVGLTDQPELQMPLFFMFLTMYLITALGNLCLIILTVLNSHLHTPMYFFLFNLSFIDLCYCSVFTPKMLVNFILRKNTISYVECMTQVYFFVFFIVSECYVLTSMAYDRYMAICNPLLYNVVMSPKLCLSLMLGSYFIAFSNAVAHTACMLRLTFCDANTINHYFCDIPPLLQLSCTSTYVNELVIFIVVGINIIVHTSTIFISYGCILSSIFRISSSEGRSKAFSTCSSHILAVTLFFSSGAFVYFKPSSAGSMNEGKISSVFYTNVVPMLNPLIYSLRNRDIKFALMKSLNKKNF